One Syntrophorhabdus sp. DNA segment encodes these proteins:
- a CDS encoding prenyltransferase, whose protein sequence is MTGDTLKAWAQASRLPFFVATFIPLIIGWSMAVKTTGAVRPGRFLLVLLGSLIVHLITNLANDYFDHLVGTDAGESIGGSRVIQEGKISPRVMLKVIIGLYAIAFFIAYIIVFHFRLHLLAIPILFSAFSSYFYVAPPIRYGYHGLGELFVGINMGPIMVAGTYWVVAGTPALEPLLVSIPVGIMVASILYYQSLPDMRTDEASGKMTLAVRLGRKGAFRGLIIFFILIYASILSLILMGLLSPWALASIISVLLVVKLMRIVLRTDNWVLLDLHGKYVRMVYFISGLSIIAGIVLRD, encoded by the coding sequence ATGACAGGCGACACCCTGAAGGCGTGGGCGCAGGCAAGCAGGCTGCCTTTCTTCGTGGCCACCTTCATACCCCTTATCATCGGCTGGTCGATGGCCGTCAAGACAACGGGCGCCGTCAGGCCCGGGCGTTTCCTGCTTGTCCTTCTCGGCTCGCTCATCGTCCACCTCATAACGAACCTCGCCAACGACTATTTCGACCACCTCGTGGGGACCGATGCCGGGGAATCGATCGGAGGCTCCCGCGTCATACAGGAGGGAAAGATCAGCCCGCGGGTGATGCTCAAGGTCATAATCGGCCTCTATGCCATCGCCTTCTTCATCGCATACATCATAGTCTTCCATTTCAGGCTCCATCTTCTCGCCATCCCCATCCTCTTCTCCGCTTTCAGCAGCTATTTCTATGTCGCCCCCCCGATACGGTACGGTTATCACGGATTGGGTGAGCTTTTCGTGGGGATCAACATGGGGCCCATCATGGTCGCGGGGACATACTGGGTCGTGGCGGGCACCCCCGCTCTCGAGCCTCTTCTCGTCTCCATCCCCGTCGGGATCATGGTGGCCTCCATCCTCTATTACCAGAGCCTCCCCGACATGAGGACCGACGAGGCTTCGGGCAAGATGACCCTCGCCGTCAGGCTCGGCAGAAAAGGCGCCTTCCGGGGGCTCATCATCTTCTTCATTCTCATCTATGCAAGCATCCTCTCGCTCATCCTCATGGGCCTCCTGTCACCGTGGGCGCTTGCATCGATCATCAGCGTGCTCCTCGTGGTCAAACTCATGCGCATCGTTCTCAGGACGGATAACTGGGTCCTTCTCGACCTC